In Candidatus Neomarinimicrobiota bacterium, one genomic interval encodes:
- a CDS encoding HEAT repeat domain-containing protein has translation DPNPGQRLQSARILGSASELAKKERTMMALISALLTDENAGVRLSIVQSLQGVQTPLVKDAFIKVVLEDDNEGVRLAAVENLASFLDDLSVRTALLLVSRMDPMESVSYRAYQILSNAPDARDDERLDSRL, from the coding sequence GACCCCAACCCCGGCCAGCGTCTGCAATCGGCCAGGATTCTGGGCAGCGCCTCCGAGCTGGCCAAGAAGGAGCGTACCATGATGGCGCTCATCTCTGCCCTGCTCACCGACGAGAACGCAGGCGTTCGATTGTCCATCGTGCAGAGCCTCCAGGGGGTGCAGACGCCGCTGGTCAAGGACGCCTTCATCAAGGTGGTGTTGGAGGACGACAACGAGGGGGTACGCCTAGCTGCTGTGGAGAACCTGGCGTCGTTCCTGGATGATTTGTCGGTGCGCACCGCCCTGCTGCTGGTCTCGCGCATGGACCCCATGGAGAGTGTTAGCTACCGGGCCTATCAGATTCTGTCCAACGCGCCCGACGCTCGGGATGATGAACGCTTGGATTCCCGACTATGA
- a CDS encoding LON peptidase substrate-binding domain-containing protein, whose product MATVKELLDSFSGTTPLFPLPDFVFFPQTVQPFHIFEPRYVQMVKDAMAGERLITIPLLAEAGKGQRVEVPAIRKIATMGYLNNVQPHENNKFDILVTGLVKVRIEELDSDKPYRRGAVTPLKEFSQVTDGEQKRKSILSRFESILEKSQLEGNLAALQQEMIPLEMLVHVVISALPVAAAEKQKMLELQSLELRIDILLNFLESGLHSIDAMGPFDPILPTNPTWN is encoded by the coding sequence ATGGCGACCGTTAAGGAACTGTTGGACTCATTCTCGGGAACTACCCCGCTGTTTCCACTGCCCGATTTTGTATTCTTCCCCCAGACAGTCCAGCCGTTTCACATTTTTGAGCCCCGCTATGTGCAGATGGTGAAGGATGCCATGGCGGGCGAGCGCCTCATAACCATTCCTCTGCTGGCTGAGGCTGGCAAGGGCCAGCGGGTGGAGGTTCCTGCCATTCGGAAAATTGCTACGATGGGGTACCTCAACAATGTTCAGCCGCACGAGAATAACAAATTCGATATTTTGGTAACGGGGTTGGTCAAAGTACGCATTGAGGAGCTGGATTCGGACAAGCCTTATCGGCGGGGGGCGGTAACGCCACTCAAGGAATTCAGCCAGGTAACTGACGGGGAGCAGAAGCGGAAAAGTATTTTGAGCAGATTCGAATCAATCCTGGAAAAATCGCAGTTGGAAGGTAATCTGGCGGCGCTGCAGCAGGAGATGATTCCCCTGGAGATGCTCGTACATGTGGTGATAAGTGCCTTACCGGTCGCTGCGGCGGAGAAACAGAAGATGCTGGAGCTGCAATCTCTGGAACTGCGGATAGACATTTTGCTGAACTTCCTGGAGAGCGGCCTGCACAGCATCGACGCCATGGGGCCATTTGATCCCATCCTGCCCACGAATCCCACCTGGAATTGA
- a CDS encoding Rieske (2Fe-2S) protein: MLRLADLPPGSQRIIIERGDLAIAVFHLSPADTPGGKGGIYALDNRCVHRGGSIGDGRVSNGKVTCPMHDWEYHIDSGRCVDNPEARLRSYPVRIREGAIQVRLDPGLQHPDYGPLYDESGQHR; encoded by the coding sequence GTGTTACGCCTGGCGGATTTGCCGCCGGGGAGCCAGCGCATTATCATTGAACGGGGCGATCTGGCCATTGCCGTTTTTCACCTGTCCCCCGCCGATACTCCGGGCGGCAAAGGGGGCATTTATGCCTTGGACAACCGCTGCGTACACCGGGGAGGATCCATTGGGGATGGGCGAGTAAGCAACGGCAAGGTGACCTGCCCCATGCACGATTGGGAGTATCATATCGATAGTGGCCGCTGTGTGGATAATCCGGAGGCCCGGCTGAGAAGCTATCCGGTGCGGATTCGTGAGGGGGCCATTCAGGTTCGCCTTGACCCCGGGCTCCAGCACCCTGATTACGGGCCACTCTACGATGAGTCCGGGCAGCACAGGTAA